One Aphidius gifuensis isolate YNYX2018 linkage group LG3, ASM1490517v1, whole genome shotgun sequence DNA window includes the following coding sequences:
- the LOC122851725 gene encoding attractin-like protein 1 isoform X2: MAEVVQMFLFLFKSKYRRKYLSHYDNISKYIITYPLLWAVIVLLILFGVITTTTAASSSSSSSSSSTTSGLEIISCTLDNCINGDCVNGSCICHDGWQGSACQHCSGKVKLTAPSGSIHDGVGNYTTDVKCSWLIESSPNSSIRMHIEEFATECGWDHLYIYDGDSVEAPLLGIFTGLMHKDGYHIRRVPEIIAKSGTVFLHFYSDVAYNMSGFNISYKVNACPSRYSHTDCSGHGACIDGTCTCDGMWTGEACDSPVCPNNCTHQHEQGECNPERHQCDCLPGFKGPDCSQKIERGYWETITYDDYLPDGSASHCSIVWRDSLYIVGGESFHKSKMIYVYDFNGNVWETPHIEGTYPLSRYAHSCVLFGDKIFMYGGVKDNTTFTNEIWAFDISAKIWENVTVKSNCNNNNNIAANKTMSMTMCGPLNVAGHTATLIHDSHDKNEKMVVIFGHSPQYGYLNTVQEYYFGTREWKIIDTIGFPVKGGYGHSSAHDKLTNLIYVYGGYVSESQSTQALTNRIYSYNPNSHVWRLLTSAPSARFFHTGIFVSDGLMLIFGGNTHNDTIHSHGARCYSADTIAYDVTCDSWHYYSMPREMSDLPRYGHSANVFQKSIYIYGGFDGQILSDMIKYTPGNCQHLLTQSQCLISRTGTKCIWDKRQDRCVEYNKKIIHIDNYDTTYTYIRCPDDNQQPRGMTSPEELCKLFKDCSACVQNSYDCSWCGKNCAYEICRRGGGSGDEPPIVGITTLEQCDLYSGIECYQLHTCHACTSNPHCMWAWPNGNDRCKPLMKIKDTFILNNNNNNYNHHHHSSSNSNNNNMKNYNMKNYNNNNNYSLNNNNNNNNGIQAQPLTMESCKTYTPCVDWTSCRNCTEFDCIWCQNENKCVDKNAYPVSFPYGQCREWTTSESSCRDTNNGKEWCNFYDSCLDCRSDPGCGWCDDGSKTGKGKCMSGGSKGPNTNLKNNYCKINQWFFTSCPVCQCNGHSTCIGDSNECIKPCGNLTRGIHCDKCMPGYYGSPLNGATCQPCSCNDQGTECTSETGKCYCTTKGIIGDHCERCDISSLYEGDPTRGSCFYQLAIDYQFTFNLSKKEDRHYRAINFKNSPSKPDVDAEFSIACSVLAKMNITMRKANRPEQPLLLGANCTTYKYRFSKADYNFATGESNTTFYVYVYDFQPPLWIQISFSQYSKLNLQQFFITFSTCFLALLMVAAILWKIKQKYDMYRRRQRLFVEMQQMASRAFSQVLVEINIRDVSNEVLKNEQELNGNTRHKKKKDFQDAPSPIALEPCCGNRAAVLSLLVRLPTGDELYTPAGQSAGLAVASALVTLGSPRRPSQELTAKEPKKTRKSASQHPDSTCI; encoded by the exons ATGGCAGAAGTTGTGCAgatgtttttatttctatttaaatcaaaatatcgTCGAAAATATCTGTCACATTATGATAATATATCCAAGTATATTATTACCTATCCGTTGTTATGGGCTgtgattgttttgttaattttatttggagttattacaacaacaacagcagcatcatcatcttcatcatcatcatcatcatcaacaacatccgGTCTAGAAATTATAAGTTGTACTCTAGACAATTGTATCAACGGTGACTGTGTCAATGGTAGCTGTATTTGTCATGATGGATGGCAAGGTTCAGCATGTCAACACTGCAGTGGTAAAGTCAA ACTTACAGCACCATCAGGAAGTATTCATGATGGCGTTGGTAATTACACAACAGATGTTAAATGTTCATGGCTAATTGAGAGTAGTCCAAATTCATCAATACGAATGCATATTGAAGAATTTGCAACAGAATGTGGCTGggatcatttatatatttatgatggtGATAGTGTTGAAGCACCATTACTTGGTATATTTACTGGTTTAATGCATAAAGATGGTTATCACATACGTCGTGTACCAGAAATCATTGCAAAATCTGGTACTGTCTTCCtacatttttattctgatGTTGCATATAACATGAGTGGTTTTAATATATCATACAAAGTTAATGCATGTCCAAGCAG atATTCACATACTGATTGTTCTGGTCATGGTGCATGTATTGATGGTACATGTACATGTGATGGTATGTGGACTGGTGAAGCATGTGATTCACCAGTATGTCCAAATAATTGTACACATCAACATGAACAAGGTGAATGTAATCCAGAACGACATCAATGTGATTGTTTACCTGGTTTTAAAGGACCAGATTGTAGTCAAAAAATTGAACGTGGTTATTGGGAAACAATAAcatatgatgattatttaccAGATGGTTCAGCAAGTCATTGTTCAATAGTATGGCGTGattcattatatattgttgGTGGTGAAAGTTTTCATAAATCAAAAATGATATatgtttatgattttaatgGTAATGTTTGGGAAACACCACATATTGAAGGTACATATCCATTATCACGTTATGCACATTCATGTGTATTATTtggtgataaaatatttatgtatggtGGTGTTAAAGATAATACAACATTTACTAATGAAATTTGGGCATTTGATATATCAGCAAAAATATGGGAAAATGTTACAGTTAAaagtaattgtaataataataataatattgctgCTAATAAAACAATGTCAATGACAATGTGTGGACCATTAAATGTTGCTGGACATACAGCAACTTTAATACATGATAgtcatgataaaaatgaaaaaatggtTGTTATATTTGGTCATTCACCACAATATGGTTATTTAAATACAGtacaagaatattattttggtaCACGTGAatggaaaataattgatacaaTTGGTTTTCCAGTAAAAGGTGGATATGGACATAGTTCAGcacatgataaattaacaaatttaatatatgtttatGGTGGTTATGTATCTGAATCACAAAGTACACAAGCATTAACAAATcgtatatattcatataatcCAAATAGTCATGTATGGCGTTTATTAACATCAGCACCATCAGCACGTTTTTTTCATACTGGTATATTTGTTAGTGAtggtttaatgttaatatttggTGGTAATACACATAATGATACAATACATTCACATGGTGCACGTTGTTATTCAGCAGATACAATTGCATATGATGTTACATGTGATTCATGGCATTATTATTCAATGCCACGTGAAATGTCAGATTTACCAAGATATGGACATAGTGCAAATGTatttcaaaaatcaatatatatttatggtgGTTTTGATGGACAAATATTATCTGATATGATTAAATATACACCTGGTAATTGTCAACATTTATTAACACAAAGTCAATGTCTTATATCAAGAACTGGTACAAAATGTATATGGGATAAAAGACAAGATCGTTgtgttgaatataataaaaaaattatacatattgataattatgatacaacatatacatatatacgtTGTCCAGATGATAATCAACAACCACGTGGTATGACATCACCAGAagaattatgtaaattatttaaagattgTTCAGCATGTGTACAAAATTCATATGATTGTTCATGGTGTGGTAAAAATTGTGCATATGAAATATGTAGACGTGGTGGTGGTAGCGGTGATGAACCACCAATTGTTGGTATAACAACATTAGAACAATGTGATTTATATTCTGGTATTGAATGTTATCAATTACATACATGTCATGCATGTACAAGTAATCCACATTGTATGTGGGCATGGCCAAATGGTAATGACAGATGTAAACCacttatgaaaattaaagatacatttatattaaataataataataacaattataatcatcatcatcatagcagcagtaatagtaataataataatatgaaaaattacaacatgaaaaattacaacaacaataataattatagtttaaataataataataataataataatggaataCAAGCACAACCATTGACAATGGAATCATGTAAAACATATACACCATGTGTTGATTGGACATCTTGTCGTAATTGTACAGAATTTGATTGTATATGGtgtcaaaatgaaaataaatgtgttGATAAAAATGCATATCCAGTTAGTTTTCCATATGGACAATGTCGTGAATGGACAACAAGTGAATCAAGTTGTCGTGATACAAATAATGGTAAAGAATGgtgtaatttttatgattcatGTTTAGATTGTAGATCTGATCCTGGTTGTGGTTGGTGTGATGATGGTTCTAAAACAGGCAAAGGTAAATGTATGTCTGGTGGTTCAAAAGGaccaaatacaaatttaaaaaataattattgtaaaataaatcaatggtTTTTTACAAGTTGTCCAGTATGTCAATGTAATGGACATAGTACTTGTATTGGTGATAGTAATGAATGTATTAAACCATGTGGTAATTTAACACGTGGTATACATTGTGATAAATGTATGCCTGGTTATTATGGTAGTCCACTTAATGGTGCAACATGTCAACCTTGTTCTTGCAATGATCAAGGTACTGAATGTACTAGTGAAACTGGTAAATGTTATTGTACAACTAAAGGAATTATTGGTGATCATTGTGAACGTTGCGATATATCTAGTCTTTATGAAGGTGATCCAACAAGGGGTTCTTGttttt ATCAATTGGCTATTGATTatcaatttacatttaatctTAGTAAAAAAGAAGATCGTCATTATAgagcaattaattttaaaaattcaccatCAAAACCAGATGTTGATGCTGAATTTTCAATAGCATGCTCAGTACTTGCtaaaatgaatataacaaTGAGAAAAGCAAATCGTCCAGAACAACCATTATTACTTGGTGCAAATTGTACAACATATAAATATCGTTTTAGTAAAGCTGATTATAATTTTGCAACTGGTGAAAGTAATACAACATTTTATGTATATGTTTATGATTTTCAACCACCATTATGGAtacaaatatcattttcacaATATTCAAAGTTAAATCTACAGCAGTTTTTCATAACATTTTCTAC GTGCTTCCTTGCATTATTAATGGTTGCTGCAAtattatggaaaataaaacaaaaatatgacATGTATCGTAGACGACAAcgtttatttgttgaaatgcAACAAATGGCTAGTCGTGCATTTAGTCAAGtacttgttgaaataaatatacgtGATGTATCAAATGaagtattgaaaaatgaacAAGAACTTAATGGTAACAcaagacataaaaaaaaaaag gaTTTTCAAGATGCACCAAGTCCCATTGCATTAGAACCTTGTTGTGGTAATAGAGCAGCAGTTTTATCTCTACTTGTTAGACTTC
- the LOC122851725 gene encoding attractin-like protein 1 isoform X1: MAEVVQMFLFLFKSKYRRKYLSHYDNISKYIITYPLLWAVIVLLILFGVITTTTAASSSSSSSSSSTTSGLEIISCTLDNCINGDCVNGSCICHDGWQGSACQHCSGKVKLTAPSGSIHDGVGNYTTDVKCSWLIESSPNSSIRMHIEEFATECGWDHLYIYDGDSVEAPLLGIFTGLMHKDGYHIRRVPEIIAKSGTVFLHFYSDVAYNMSGFNISYKVNACPSRYSHTDCSGHGACIDGTCTCDGMWTGEACDSPVCPNNCTHQHEQGECNPERHQCDCLPGFKGPDCSQKIERGYWETITYDDYLPDGSASHCSIVWRDSLYIVGGESFHKSKMIYVYDFNGNVWETPHIEGTYPLSRYAHSCVLFGDKIFMYGGVKDNTTFTNEIWAFDISAKIWENVTVKSNCNNNNNIAANKTMSMTMCGPLNVAGHTATLIHDSHDKNEKMVVIFGHSPQYGYLNTVQEYYFGTREWKIIDTIGFPVKGGYGHSSAHDKLTNLIYVYGGYVSESQSTQALTNRIYSYNPNSHVWRLLTSAPSARFFHTGIFVSDGLMLIFGGNTHNDTIHSHGARCYSADTIAYDVTCDSWHYYSMPREMSDLPRYGHSANVFQKSIYIYGGFDGQILSDMIKYTPGNCQHLLTQSQCLISRTGTKCIWDKRQDRCVEYNKKIIHIDNYDTTYTYIRCPDDNQQPRGMTSPEELCKLFKDCSACVQNSYDCSWCGKNCAYEICRRGGGSGDEPPIVGITTLEQCDLYSGIECYQLHTCHACTSNPHCMWAWPNGNDRCKPLMKIKDTFILNNNNNNYNHHHHSSSNSNNNNMKNYNMKNYNNNNNYSLNNNNNNNNGIQAQPLTMESCKTYTPCVDWTSCRNCTEFDCIWCQNENKCVDKNAYPVSFPYGQCREWTTSESSCRDTNNGKEWCNFYDSCLDCRSDPGCGWCDDGSKTGKGKCMSGGSKGPNTNLKNNYCKINQWFFTSCPVCQCNGHSTCIGDSNECIKPCGNLTRGIHCDKCMPGYYGSPLNGATCQPCSCNDQGTECTSETGKCYCTTKGIIGDHCERCDISSLYEGDPTRGSCFYQLAIDYQFTFNLSKKEDRHYRAINFKNSPSKPDVDAEFSIACSVLAKMNITMRKANRPEQPLLLGANCTTYKYRFSKADYNFATGESNTTFYVYVYDFQPPLWIQISFSQYSKLNLQQFFITFSTDYMTPHRCFLALLMVAAILWKIKQKYDMYRRRQRLFVEMQQMASRAFSQVLVEINIRDVSNEVLKNEQELNGNTRHKKKKDFQDAPSPIALEPCCGNRAAVLSLLVRLPTGDELYTPAGQSAGLAVASALVTLGSPRRPSQELTAKEPKKTRKSASQHPDSTCI; the protein is encoded by the exons ATGGCAGAAGTTGTGCAgatgtttttatttctatttaaatcaaaatatcgTCGAAAATATCTGTCACATTATGATAATATATCCAAGTATATTATTACCTATCCGTTGTTATGGGCTgtgattgttttgttaattttatttggagttattacaacaacaacagcagcatcatcatcttcatcatcatcatcatcatcaacaacatccgGTCTAGAAATTATAAGTTGTACTCTAGACAATTGTATCAACGGTGACTGTGTCAATGGTAGCTGTATTTGTCATGATGGATGGCAAGGTTCAGCATGTCAACACTGCAGTGGTAAAGTCAA ACTTACAGCACCATCAGGAAGTATTCATGATGGCGTTGGTAATTACACAACAGATGTTAAATGTTCATGGCTAATTGAGAGTAGTCCAAATTCATCAATACGAATGCATATTGAAGAATTTGCAACAGAATGTGGCTGggatcatttatatatttatgatggtGATAGTGTTGAAGCACCATTACTTGGTATATTTACTGGTTTAATGCATAAAGATGGTTATCACATACGTCGTGTACCAGAAATCATTGCAAAATCTGGTACTGTCTTCCtacatttttattctgatGTTGCATATAACATGAGTGGTTTTAATATATCATACAAAGTTAATGCATGTCCAAGCAG atATTCACATACTGATTGTTCTGGTCATGGTGCATGTATTGATGGTACATGTACATGTGATGGTATGTGGACTGGTGAAGCATGTGATTCACCAGTATGTCCAAATAATTGTACACATCAACATGAACAAGGTGAATGTAATCCAGAACGACATCAATGTGATTGTTTACCTGGTTTTAAAGGACCAGATTGTAGTCAAAAAATTGAACGTGGTTATTGGGAAACAATAAcatatgatgattatttaccAGATGGTTCAGCAAGTCATTGTTCAATAGTATGGCGTGattcattatatattgttgGTGGTGAAAGTTTTCATAAATCAAAAATGATATatgtttatgattttaatgGTAATGTTTGGGAAACACCACATATTGAAGGTACATATCCATTATCACGTTATGCACATTCATGTGTATTATTtggtgataaaatatttatgtatggtGGTGTTAAAGATAATACAACATTTACTAATGAAATTTGGGCATTTGATATATCAGCAAAAATATGGGAAAATGTTACAGTTAAaagtaattgtaataataataataatattgctgCTAATAAAACAATGTCAATGACAATGTGTGGACCATTAAATGTTGCTGGACATACAGCAACTTTAATACATGATAgtcatgataaaaatgaaaaaatggtTGTTATATTTGGTCATTCACCACAATATGGTTATTTAAATACAGtacaagaatattattttggtaCACGTGAatggaaaataattgatacaaTTGGTTTTCCAGTAAAAGGTGGATATGGACATAGTTCAGcacatgataaattaacaaatttaatatatgtttatGGTGGTTATGTATCTGAATCACAAAGTACACAAGCATTAACAAATcgtatatattcatataatcCAAATAGTCATGTATGGCGTTTATTAACATCAGCACCATCAGCACGTTTTTTTCATACTGGTATATTTGTTAGTGAtggtttaatgttaatatttggTGGTAATACACATAATGATACAATACATTCACATGGTGCACGTTGTTATTCAGCAGATACAATTGCATATGATGTTACATGTGATTCATGGCATTATTATTCAATGCCACGTGAAATGTCAGATTTACCAAGATATGGACATAGTGCAAATGTatttcaaaaatcaatatatatttatggtgGTTTTGATGGACAAATATTATCTGATATGATTAAATATACACCTGGTAATTGTCAACATTTATTAACACAAAGTCAATGTCTTATATCAAGAACTGGTACAAAATGTATATGGGATAAAAGACAAGATCGTTgtgttgaatataataaaaaaattatacatattgataattatgatacaacatatacatatatacgtTGTCCAGATGATAATCAACAACCACGTGGTATGACATCACCAGAagaattatgtaaattatttaaagattgTTCAGCATGTGTACAAAATTCATATGATTGTTCATGGTGTGGTAAAAATTGTGCATATGAAATATGTAGACGTGGTGGTGGTAGCGGTGATGAACCACCAATTGTTGGTATAACAACATTAGAACAATGTGATTTATATTCTGGTATTGAATGTTATCAATTACATACATGTCATGCATGTACAAGTAATCCACATTGTATGTGGGCATGGCCAAATGGTAATGACAGATGTAAACCacttatgaaaattaaagatacatttatattaaataataataataacaattataatcatcatcatcatagcagcagtaatagtaataataataatatgaaaaattacaacatgaaaaattacaacaacaataataattatagtttaaataataataataataataataatggaataCAAGCACAACCATTGACAATGGAATCATGTAAAACATATACACCATGTGTTGATTGGACATCTTGTCGTAATTGTACAGAATTTGATTGTATATGGtgtcaaaatgaaaataaatgtgttGATAAAAATGCATATCCAGTTAGTTTTCCATATGGACAATGTCGTGAATGGACAACAAGTGAATCAAGTTGTCGTGATACAAATAATGGTAAAGAATGgtgtaatttttatgattcatGTTTAGATTGTAGATCTGATCCTGGTTGTGGTTGGTGTGATGATGGTTCTAAAACAGGCAAAGGTAAATGTATGTCTGGTGGTTCAAAAGGaccaaatacaaatttaaaaaataattattgtaaaataaatcaatggtTTTTTACAAGTTGTCCAGTATGTCAATGTAATGGACATAGTACTTGTATTGGTGATAGTAATGAATGTATTAAACCATGTGGTAATTTAACACGTGGTATACATTGTGATAAATGTATGCCTGGTTATTATGGTAGTCCACTTAATGGTGCAACATGTCAACCTTGTTCTTGCAATGATCAAGGTACTGAATGTACTAGTGAAACTGGTAAATGTTATTGTACAACTAAAGGAATTATTGGTGATCATTGTGAACGTTGCGATATATCTAGTCTTTATGAAGGTGATCCAACAAGGGGTTCTTGttttt ATCAATTGGCTATTGATTatcaatttacatttaatctTAGTAAAAAAGAAGATCGTCATTATAgagcaattaattttaaaaattcaccatCAAAACCAGATGTTGATGCTGAATTTTCAATAGCATGCTCAGTACTTGCtaaaatgaatataacaaTGAGAAAAGCAAATCGTCCAGAACAACCATTATTACTTGGTGCAAATTGTACAACATATAAATATCGTTTTAGTAAAGCTGATTATAATTTTGCAACTGGTGAAAGTAATACAACATTTTATGTATATGTTTATGATTTTCAACCACCATTATGGAtacaaatatcattttcacaATATTCAAAGTTAAATCTACAGCAGTTTTTCATAACATTTTCTAC AGATTATATGACTCCACACAGGTGCTTCCTTGCATTATTAATGGTTGCTGCAAtattatggaaaataaaacaaaaatatgacATGTATCGTAGACGACAAcgtttatttgttgaaatgcAACAAATGGCTAGTCGTGCATTTAGTCAAGtacttgttgaaataaatatacgtGATGTATCAAATGaagtattgaaaaatgaacAAGAACTTAATGGTAACAcaagacataaaaaaaaaaag gaTTTTCAAGATGCACCAAGTCCCATTGCATTAGAACCTTGTTGTGGTAATAGAGCAGCAGTTTTATCTCTACTTGTTAGACTTC